One genomic region from Fusobacterium sp. JB019 encodes:
- a CDS encoding cold-shock protein — MNKGTVKWFNAEKGFGFITSEEGNDLFVHFSEIKKEGFKTLEEGQSVTFDVKEGQKGPQAANVEIA, encoded by the coding sequence ATGAACAAAGGAACAGTTAAATGGTTTAACGCAGAAAAAGGGTTTGGATTCATCACATCTGAAGAAGGAAATGACTTATTCGTACATTTCTCTGAAATCAAAAAAGAAGGATTCAAAACTTTAGAAGAAGGTCAATCAGTTACTTTTGATGTAAAAGAAGGACAAAAAGGACCTCAAGCAGCTAACGTAGAAATCGCGTAG